ATTTATCATAGCATAAAACTACAATAACACCATAATTTATGCAATATTTTTATGAATATCCAATTTGATATACTCATAAACGTAGCAGACAAACAAAAAACTTATTGGAGGGAGAAACCACTTTGTACAACAAAGACCAAATGAAAAAGTCTATTCAATACTACGCAAATAAACTTAATCTACCTGTTATTCCTTGTAACGGAAAAATACCTAAGTTACAAGGTTGGCAAAAGAGAAATAAAGCACCTACATCAATAGAGATAGAGAAATGGCTAGACACTTATCATGAGATGAATATCGGTCTTGTTCTTGGACAAGCCTCTGAACTTGTTGGAATTGATGTAGATGGGGAAAAGGCTCAAGATCTCCTTAAAGAGTGGAGTAACGGGGATTTACCTGAGACATGGACATATCGAACTCCTAGCGGTGGACTTCGCTTACTCTACCGCTCACCAGAAGGAACTCCACTAAAGAAGGTGGTAAAAACACTCGATGGTGAACACAGTGAACTAGCCCTCATGGGCGAGGGACAACAAACAATCCTTCCACCTTCAATTTATCAGGGAAATCAATATAAATGGCTAAAGAATCGAAATCCTGCAAAACAAGAACTTGCTGATGCCCCTAAATGGATGGTAGACCGAATGTTAGGAGCTGTAAAAGATAACAATACTGACACTTCTAAAGACAAACAGAAACAAGTGGCAAGTATTGAAGAAGAAAGAAAAGTATTAAAAAGGTTAGCTGGACAATGCGAATCTTTCAAACAAGCTTGGAAAGATCAACAACAAAAAGGTATCTCGGAAGATGACTGGCATTTATGGACAAGACTATTCGTTCAAGCTGGACAAACAGACACTGCTCAATCTTTTTCGGAACTATCTTCAAAACACGATATAAGAAGTGAAGAACGACTTGAAGAGCTTATTGGAAAAACCAAACCTAATTCCCCTATGGTCAGATGTTCATCATTCGGTTGTAGTAAGGAACAGATAGAAAAATGTCATGGTCGTTTGAATCTAAACGATGACGATGAAGCGACAAACTCTCCTGGAACGTTTATCAGAGATATGAAAGATGAACCGTTGCTTCCTACAAATCCAATCTATAAACCTTATATTGATGCATTAGAAGATATTGAGGACTACACGTTGGATGAACATGGGAGACTCATTTCCTTTGATAAAAAAGGTAATCCTTTTGAAGTTTCTAATTTTGTTGCAAGACCTACTCTTGAAGTCATACGAGACGATGGACAAGAAGAAAGAAGGACGTTCCGCATTGAAGGTGTTTTGAACGGTGGAAAACCACTTAGTCCCATTGACATTACATCAAAAGATTTTCTATCTATGAATTGGTATATAGACAATTGGGGTATTCAGACTTCTATTAGGCCTGGACAAGGTAGGAAAGATATCTTTCGAGATGCAACTCAACATATGGGCATTTCAATAGAGAAACAACATATTTTTACTCATATCGGTTGGAGACAACTCGAAAACGGTAAATGGGTTTACCTTCATGCCAATGGTTGCATCGGGGCTGAACATATTAGTATTGAAGTAGAGAAAGAGCTTGATAGATATGTACTTCCTAACGAAGTTAGAAATCCCATTAATGCAGCTAAAGCTAGTTTACGTTTGCTAAAAGTTGCTCCAAAACATATCACAATTCCCTTACTAGCTGTTGTTTATCTTTCCCCACTAGTTGAAGCTTTCAAACAAGGGGGAAATGAGCCTAATTTTGTGGTGTGGTTGCATGGAACAACCGGGTCTCGAAAAACGACTCTCGGACAGTTATTTCTCTCCCATTTCGGGAAGTTTGTAAGCAAGAACCCACCTGCTAGTTTCAAAGATACAGCCAATGCCATTGAACGTAAAGCCTTTTCAACAAAGGATACATTGATCCTTATTGATGACTTCCATCCAGAGGCAAGTCGTTACGAATCACAGAAAATGGCACAAATCGCTCAACGAGTATTACGCATGTACGGAGATCGTATTGGACGAGGACGTCTTACATCTTCTATTCAATTTCAAAAAAACTATGCTCCTCGAGGGATGGCTATTGTTACAGGTGAAGATGTTCCTAAAGGGGAATCATCTGTGGCACGATTCATTGAGGCGGAACTTCAAAAAAACGATGTAAACCTAGAAGAGTTAACAAAAATGCAAAAGTTCGCTCCTTATCTCGCTGAAGCTATGGTCGGATACATCAAATGGCTTACTCCTCAAATGGATGACCTCCCTGCCTTATTAGAAGAGCGATTTCATAATAAAAGGGAGACTTTCCAGAAAAGTGCTGCACATGGAAGACTTGGTGAATCAGCAGCATGGCTTATAGTAGCCTTTGATATGATGCTGTCCTATATGGAATCTATTGATGCAATTAAAGAGGATATGGCTTATCAACTTTTAGATGCAGCAGAAAAGGTGCTTATTCAAACAATACAGAAGCAAAATTCATTGGTAAACCAAGAAAAGCCTGAAGAAATCTTTATAAATGCATTAAACGAACTATTTGCATCTAATAAAGTAAGGCTAACACCATTAGATAAGGGACTAGCTATTGAAGACTCATTGGTAGAGACTAGTGGTGAAAAAATTGGTTGGTACGATAATCATTTTTTCTATCTACTGCCTGAAGCAACATACAACGCTGTCTCTAAGTTTCTTTCAAAACGTGGTGAGAGCTTTCCCGTATCAGAGCGTACACTTTGGAAGCATTTAGATTTAGCTAACATGATAAAGACCGAAGTAACAGATGATGGAAAAACTCATCGTTGTGTGAAAAAGACTATTCCAAAAGGACGAATGAGAAAAGAAGAGAAGCCCTATCGTCCGAGACTCGTCCATCTTTTTTCTCATGTATTTGATAACGATAATTCCTAAAGAAGCAATATCACGTAATACTATTCAAAAAAATGGAGGATGATTTAAAAATGACTATGAAAAATGAAATATTTGATACTAATAATTTGGATGAAATAACTGATAGAGAATTAGATTTGCTAGAGCAAGACCCTTTTGAAAGACAAGACTTCAGTACTCCTGAAGATGAAGATTATCATGACGAATATGATGATAATCTCTACGATGAAGAAGATGATGATATTCCCCTTCTTGATCTTGAAGAGGATCTTGAAGAGCAAGAATATATATTTGATGAGGATATTGACGATTTTAATGAAGACTCCCTTAACAATGAAGACAATGATGAGAATAACGATGAAGACCCATTTGAGGATGACAACATTGATGATGACGATGAAGATCTTTTTGCAATGGTAAAACCAAAGAGAAAAGCAAAACTTCCAGAGAATGTATATTCCGCACAAGTTGGTGACGTGAATGCAGAAAAAATGGACAGAGGTAAATTTGGAAAGCCCTGGATTCGAGTCACCATTCCATTTAATATTAAGCACCCGAAAACAGGGGAAATCGTTACTGTCCCCTTCTTTGCCAATAAAAGTACTGGGAAAAATAGTCGTCTATATCCAATAATCAAGGGGATTTTAGGACGAGTACCTGATGAAGAGTATTCGCTTAAGCACCTTATAGGTAAAAAGGTTCAAGTCGTAATTGAACACAATGAAGATGATGATGGTAACATCTGGGAAAATATTGTCCTAGTTCGTCCAGTCAAAAGATAGCATCTTCTACAGGGGAAATTGGGGCAGAAACAGCCCCTTTTGCCCCAATCCCTATGATATTATGCCATAAATTGTAAGAGCACAAAATATAAACAGATATTATCACTATGATACAAGAAAATTAGGAGGTTAAAGATATGTTATTAAACAAATCAATTGAACTACTAAAACAAAATCTATTAGACAAAGGTAGAAGTAAAGAAACAATTCGTGGCTACATTATGGATATTACCCTGCTCGATCGTTTTCTAACTGAAAAGTACAACTGTCCAACTTACTTAGAAGAACTCACCGAAGATGATATTGAATCGTATCTTAGAATGCTCCGAGAAGAAAAAGGTTACCAACCAGCTAGTATCAACCGTCACCTTAATTCAATACGTGTTCTCTGTAAATTCGCATACAAGAAAGACCTAATTGAGAAAAATCCTAGCCGTAATGTAGAGCAACTAAAATGCCAGCGAAAAGAACGAGTTTTCTTAAGTGCAGATGAGTTAGATACTCTGCTAGAATCGATTGACCATAGACTTGTTCAACTTGCTGTGCGAACAATGGCCTATACAGGCTTGCGAGTTTCTGAATGTACCAAGCTAACTATCGATGACATTGATTTAGAAAATGATCTTATCCATGTTATTGCTGGTAAGGGAAATAAAGACCGTGTTGTTCCAATTAGCGGAACTTTGAAACCTTACCTATTAGATTATATAAATGGATGGCGTGTAAATGTTGGATCTAATAAATTCTTCGCTACCAAAAAGACAGGTGAATTGTCACATCAAACAATTAATCGTGTTCTTCAAGAAACAACGTATAAATTAGAGTGGAAAAAGAAAGTAACATGCCATATTTTACGACACAGCTTTGCTAGCTTCTTAGTTGCAAAAAATGTGAACGTGACGAAAATCAGCAAGCTCTTAGGACATGCAGATGTTCGAACTACGTCTGTCTACATGCATACCAATACCCAAGAATTGAAAGAGGCAGTAAATTTACTCTAATTACAATCAAGAAAAGAAAGGAAGATAAACATGGTAGATTCAGAACAAAATAAACCAATTTATGATGATAGAGTGCAAGGGATTCTTCGTTCCCTTGCACAAGGTAAAACACGAGATGAGATTGCACTCGAAGATGGAAACAAGAATTGGAAAACCATTGATATGTATATGAGACGACGTAACTTCCAGTGGGATCACCACAAACAAACTTACATTCCAAAAGTCTCTCTGACAAATGAATGGCAACCGATTGATGCTTCCAAAGCTGGTCAAGTAGTAGCCATACTAGCTAAAGATGGAGCTGATTTGAGATCTGCTGCTGAACGTCTTGGATTTAAGGATCACAAAGAGCTAGCTACCTATATGAATACAAGAGGGTACGCTTGGGATTCGGATACAAATAATTATGTTAAGCAAGTTGGAAAAATTCAGAGTATAGAAAAAGCAACAGAAAAAGAAGATAATCCACTTCAGTCTGAGGAACAAAATATACCTAACATTAATGAAAGTCAAATTAGTGATGACATAAAAGACTTTTTACCTCTGTTGGAGTTATTGAATAAAAACAAGGAACGATTAATAGATTTGATTGTTCCTGGTACTAAAGTTGGGATTGTACCAAGATATATTGTTCCCGGTATTGCTACAACTAAAACGATACACATGATGAATACCATCGTGCAACTTGTACTTGATTTTAGTCGTGAAAAGAACATTACCCAAAGAGAAATCTTTGAGGTAGCCCTTATTGAATTTTTTCAAAAATACGGATATGAGAGAGAAGTTGAAAGACTTCTTAAATCATGATGACAAAATCCCTCTTTATTCATAAAAAATACACCTGTAACGCTTTTTTGATCGGAACAATACAGGTGTTATTTTTTGGGGGGCAATTGGGGTATACAAATCCTGCCCCGTTTGCCCGCATTTGTATAGTAGAATGTTGGAGTTGATTTATTTATATTGATTTACATCAATTACTATTGATTGTTAGAATCATGAAATTCATTAAGCAAGTAGGCTTTGATACTGTCATTTACAAATTTGGTGATGGATTCAATTTGTCCTTGCTTCTGCAACATTCTTACGATTTGATGCACATTTTTTTCTAAATATGTGGTTATCCTCACATGCGTATCATCGAATGTTTGTTTTTTCTGTTGTTGTTTTGGAATGAATGGTCTTCCATCTATGAACATTTGTTTACCTTCAGATTCAACTCTATTAATTGCTTCATTATAATCATGTTGTGTTACCATTTCTTCCTCTACTAACTCCCCCTCAATCTCCTCATATTCATATTCATATCCTTCTTCAAGTTCTGCTTCTTCCTCCGCTTTTGTTTGAATTGGATTCAGGTGTGGCCGATGTTTACTTAAATCAATATTCCTCTTTCTTCTTGCTCCATAGTAATCCATGTCCTTGGGCTCCTTTTTCTTGATTATCTATAACTACATATAGATATACTTTTACATCTACGTAAACCTATTATTTTAATGTTTTTATATCTGTGTAGATATGAAAATAAAAAAAAAGAAAGTCATTTATGAGCTATTAATGTTTAGCTCCTACTTGCTTACGGCCTATACAGCAAACAAGCAGGAATCCATTCATTAGTAATCTTCTGGAAATAGAACCATAATTCCCTCCTGTCCTTGATCTATTACCCAAACCTTCCTTTCAATAAGTTCGCTTTCTTTTATTGGTACAAATATTGTTGTTTCTCGATTTGGTACTTCTTGTCTTTGTATTAGCCATTGCTCATTGTCTTCTACATAAAAGTCGAACACCTGGAGATAATCAGTTAATTGTGGTTGCTGCTCGTATATGTACTGGAGAATGAAGTCCAAGTGTTCTTTACTTAGTTGCTCATAAACAACTCTAGTCATATACATAGGCTTGTTTACTTCAAACATGATTATCACCCCCTAATCGAAGTAACCATTGTTCATTCTTGAAACTAAGTGTTCCTTCTACAAAGAAAAATAGACTCATTTGATGGTCATTCATCATCCCAATTCGATAATATGAACAATCACTTGTAACTTCCTTTTCTATGAATTCGATGTTTATAATCTGATCCTCTATGAAATTACCATCCTTATCATCCTCTAAATGATAGATACATGAATAGCTTGGCAATCGAAAAGAAGTAAGCAATTCACATTCCCCTTCAGCCTCAAACCAATTTATGAGTTCATTTTCAATGACTTTTAGGTATCCAAGAGGAATTGAATTCATAGCCTTCAATTCCTTTATATCTGCGATAGTTTGGATCATTTTCATCATTATCTCTCCCTTTTACAATCTTTCAACAGCATCCTGTTTTTCTTGCCTTGTAGTTTGTATGTAGAATTTAGCTGTCATATTGACAGTTGAGTGTCCAGCTAACTTACTTACAGTTGTAAGATCAACACCCTTCTTAAGCAGTCTCGTACAGAAGGTATGCCTAAACAAATGTGGGTGTAATTTGAACCCTAATCTCTCTGACACGATTGCTAACCAATCTCTAACTGCATCTCGATGTACTTTTGGGGCACGCTGACTGACAAGAAGATGTACACTATCTCCAAATTTACTTTGTTTCCTTTCTTCCTGCATATATTGACGGATGAGATTGACCACGTCCTGTCTTAGACTAATCTCCCTCACTTTGCCCCCTTTGCCCCGAATGGTAAGGATAGAGGTGAGAAAATCAATGTCAGCAATCTTACAATTGACTAGTTCGCTTATTCTCAGCCCCGTATACAAAAGGAGATAGGCTATTAACTTGTTTCTCTGACTCACTTTCTTGTGATCCTCTAAGTAAAAGAGAAGCAGCTCCACTTGTTCTTCCGTAAGGGCTGTTACCACTTGTTCACTACCAGAGGCTATTTTGACTCGATCACGTTTCAGTTGGATGTAATTTCCATCTACGATTCCTTTAATTTGTAAAAAATCGTTGTATACCTTCAGACTATTGATCTTCTTATTAACTGTCGAAACAGCATAATTGCGATCTATCAAGTATTGCTTGTAACGCACAAAAGCAAAACGAGAAAGTGGCTGATCTATGTCAACCGCCTTCTCGTTAATAAAACGATGGTAAGACTTTATATCACCAACATAAGATTCAATCGTTTTTGGGGATCTCCCTTCTTCAAAGAGCCATAGTTCAAACCCCTTTACTAACTCATTCATCAATTTCCCTCCAAATAAAAAAGAGTCATGAATGCGTTAGTTTTGCATTCATGACTCTTAAGTCTTCACGATATCGATAATATCTTTTATTTTACAGAATGGACATGTACAACCACACAGACAAGGAATGACTTTCATCTGGTTCTCCTCCTAGTTATCTATCTTTTGCAATCTCCCTTACTACTTCTGTTGCTACTGCAATAACAACAGGTACAATGATTTTCTCCAACATACATTTTCACCTCCTTTTTAGGTAGCTCACGACAGTAATATAATAATGCCGTTAGTTTCCCTAGACAAAACACTATCAATTCCCTTTATCTCCAACATTTTTCCATTTATTCAAATCAGTGAATGAGAAATGTCGCCAGTTTTCAAGTTACTTCGGTAAGTTTTGTCGCGAGATTATTCAAATGACTCCACGATGGATTCAAGATAGGCAATATAGTTTTGAACCATTTCTCTCTGAAAAGGACTTGGGATATAGTTAATGGCTCTTTCTATTTCTGTTTCATCAATATCAATTTCTGAATCCACTGCTTCCTCCAGGAGTTGTTCAATTAAATCTTCCTCCGACAACATTTCGCTTTCATAGTAGCCTGTTGTTGGGTCGAACTCTCTGTACATTACCTTTCCATTCAACGTAATTTTATGATACTTTGTCATCTCTCGTTCTCCTTTCCATCTTCAATGTACAATTCGTAAGCGATTGCCTCTCCGTTTTTTATCCACACTTCGTACAAAATCCTTCTCGTCTCCTCTTCCAGTATAAATCCAGATATCCATTCAATTCCCTTCCCATCAACGTAGCTGAGCGTCTCAAAGAGAAGCGGGTTCGGCAGCTTTTCCAGATG
This genomic stretch from Metabacillus sp. B2-18 harbors:
- a CDS encoding bifunctional DNA primase/polymerase, giving the protein MYNKDQMKKSIQYYANKLNLPVIPCNGKIPKLQGWQKRNKAPTSIEIEKWLDTYHEMNIGLVLGQASELVGIDVDGEKAQDLLKEWSNGDLPETWTYRTPSGGLRLLYRSPEGTPLKKVVKTLDGEHSELALMGEGQQTILPPSIYQGNQYKWLKNRNPAKQELADAPKWMVDRMLGAVKDNNTDTSKDKQKQVASIEEERKVLKRLAGQCESFKQAWKDQQQKGISEDDWHLWTRLFVQAGQTDTAQSFSELSSKHDIRSEERLEELIGKTKPNSPMVRCSSFGCSKEQIEKCHGRLNLNDDDEATNSPGTFIRDMKDEPLLPTNPIYKPYIDALEDIEDYTLDEHGRLISFDKKGNPFEVSNFVARPTLEVIRDDGQEERRTFRIEGVLNGGKPLSPIDITSKDFLSMNWYIDNWGIQTSIRPGQGRKDIFRDATQHMGISIEKQHIFTHIGWRQLENGKWVYLHANGCIGAEHISIEVEKELDRYVLPNEVRNPINAAKASLRLLKVAPKHITIPLLAVVYLSPLVEAFKQGGNEPNFVVWLHGTTGSRKTTLGQLFLSHFGKFVSKNPPASFKDTANAIERKAFSTKDTLILIDDFHPEASRYESQKMAQIAQRVLRMYGDRIGRGRLTSSIQFQKNYAPRGMAIVTGEDVPKGESSVARFIEAELQKNDVNLEELTKMQKFAPYLAEAMVGYIKWLTPQMDDLPALLEERFHNKRETFQKSAAHGRLGESAAWLIVAFDMMLSYMESIDAIKEDMAYQLLDAAEKVLIQTIQKQNSLVNQEKPEEIFINALNELFASNKVRLTPLDKGLAIEDSLVETSGEKIGWYDNHFFYLLPEATYNAVSKFLSKRGESFPVSERTLWKHLDLANMIKTEVTDDGKTHRCVKKTIPKGRMRKEEKPYRPRLVHLFSHVFDNDNS
- a CDS encoding tyrosine-type recombinase/integrase, which produces MLLNKSIELLKQNLLDKGRSKETIRGYIMDITLLDRFLTEKYNCPTYLEELTEDDIESYLRMLREEKGYQPASINRHLNSIRVLCKFAYKKDLIEKNPSRNVEQLKCQRKERVFLSADELDTLLESIDHRLVQLAVRTMAYTGLRVSECTKLTIDDIDLENDLIHVIAGKGNKDRVVPISGTLKPYLLDYINGWRVNVGSNKFFATKKTGELSHQTINRVLQETTYKLEWKKKVTCHILRHSFASFLVAKNVNVTKISKLLGHADVRTTSVYMHTNTQELKEAVNLL
- a CDS encoding DUF960 family protein, with product MFEVNKPMYMTRVVYEQLSKEHLDFILQYIYEQQPQLTDYLQVFDFYVEDNEQWLIQRQEVPNRETTIFVPIKESELIERKVWVIDQGQEGIMVLFPEDY
- a CDS encoding tyrosine-type recombinase/integrase; this translates as MNELVKGFELWLFEEGRSPKTIESYVGDIKSYHRFINEKAVDIDQPLSRFAFVRYKQYLIDRNYAVSTVNKKINSLKVYNDFLQIKGIVDGNYIQLKRDRVKIASGSEQVVTALTEEQVELLLFYLEDHKKVSQRNKLIAYLLLYTGLRISELVNCKIADIDFLTSILTIRGKGGKVREISLRQDVVNLIRQYMQEERKQSKFGDSVHLLVSQRAPKVHRDAVRDWLAIVSERLGFKLHPHLFRHTFCTRLLKKGVDLTTVSKLAGHSTVNMTAKFYIQTTRQEKQDAVERL